The Primulina tabacum isolate GXHZ01 chromosome 7, ASM2559414v2, whole genome shotgun sequence genome includes a window with the following:
- the LOC142552384 gene encoding uncharacterized protein LOC142552384, protein MVGRPPWQNRNPRYAYADREERQENRQENGPPPAVNLSRADLIAIATIVATTLQGLGNPNANQPPPPPPPNGIKFHYESLRKNRCPIFRGDADPKVGQRLLKSVETQLRLLEVPEALKVDVIVPFLEDRAAKWWEAVSPAMIAAGPITWRNFRETFLKQYYPAEVRLQKLSEFENLTQAPDMSVVEYTSHFNALGSYAPTIMADEVLKLHRFKKGLNSRIQLALAVYQPANFSDLMSAAIRAETDIRRREGENKNKRPYIGQSSQSGQPSAATNYQGPKPCPKCGFRHLGECRRASGACFGCGKPGHRISECPTVTNKPAGPNKGTGPNVGANPNKPKKNKPNAKVFSMNQEEADDANEVVSGTVLLQKVPTYALFDCGATHSFV, encoded by the exons ATGGTCGGCAGACCCCCATGGCAAAACCGCAACCCGCGTTACGCTTATGCCGATCGCGAAGAGAGACAGGAGAATCGACAGGAGAATGGACCACCGCCTGCAGTTAATCTAAGCCGAGCTGATCTTATAGCCATAGCCACCATAGTGGCGACAACACTGCAAGGGTTGGGAAACCCAAATGCCAAtcaaccacctccaccaccaccaccgaatGGAATCAAATTTCATTATGAATCCCTCCGAAAGAACAGATGTCCGATATTCAGAGGGGACGCTGATCCCAAAGTTGGCCAGAGATTGCTAAAGAGTGTCGAGACTCAGTTAAGGCTTTTGGAAGTTCCCGAGGCACTCAAAGTGGATGTGATTGTGCCTTTCCTGGAAGACAGAGCAGCTAAATGGTGGGAAGCAGTCTCGCCAGCCATGATCGCTGCTGGACCAATCACGTGGCGAAACTTTCGAGAAACATTTCTGAAACAGTACTATCCGGCAGAGGTCAGATTGCAGAAGTTAAGTGAGTTTGAAAATCTCACTCAAGCTCCAGATATGTCAGTAGTGGAGTACACATCTCACTTTAATGCCCTTGGATCGTATGCTCCGACAATCATGGCAGACGAAGTTTTGAAGCTGCACCGtttcaagaagggattgaacagccgAATCCAGTTGGCCTTAGCAGTTTATCAGCCCGCCAATTTTTCAGATCTTATGAGCGCAGCTATCCGAGCTGAAACCGATATCCGTAGAAGAGAGGGAGAGAATAAGAACAAGCGTCCTTATATCGGTCAGTCTTCTCAGAGTG GGCAACCCTCAGCAGCCACTAACTACCAAGGACCCAAACCGTGCCCAAAATGCGGTTTCAGACACCTCGGGGAATGTCGAAGGGCCAGTGGCGCGTGCTTTGGATGTGGGAAACCAGGGCACCGAATTTCTGAATGTCCTACTGTCACCAACAAACCAGCAGGGCCCAACAAGGGAACTGGGCCGAATGTGGGAGCTAACCCCAACAAACCAAAGAAGAATAAGCCTAATGCCAAGGTGTTCTCTATGAACCAAGAAGAGGCGGACGACGCCAATGAAGTCGTATCAGGTACCGTCTTACTTCAAAAAGTACCTACTTATGCATTGTTTGACTGTGGTGCTACACACTCTTTTGTGTAA